In the Streptomyces sp. BHT-5-2 genome, one interval contains:
- a CDS encoding META domain-containing protein has product MRPLRRALAPAVAVLAALLTLTTAGAPGRTDGGGAARKLLGGPGDLLVGAVLKFDGGRIDGRKFDRPTPTEETWHLRNWVEFHRDGTVSGTYGCAPVQLTADVRANDLTLGKDGPDARTDGCPQDVAAFEKQVSRLFTGHLTLSEQKRGPDDGARIVNLKNDRGDYVTLSQTRPAQGFFGTQWDFYFAQYDDGGQYGGPEHGKISWIFHEDGTMTGKLPCNDFTARAHFTGDVVTASAPTLTTHRKCSEGRTREEESWLDPLPPSTYGVSEDGSLLTLRPEDPSGPEPGRKLEDNFKRAGSK; this is encoded by the coding sequence ATGCGCCCACTCCGAAGAGCCCTCGCCCCCGCCGTCGCCGTACTGGCCGCGCTGCTCACGCTCACCACCGCCGGCGCCCCCGGACGGACCGACGGCGGGGGCGCCGCCCGGAAGCTCCTGGGCGGCCCCGGTGACCTGTTGGTCGGCGCGGTCCTGAAGTTCGACGGCGGCCGGATCGACGGCCGGAAGTTCGACCGGCCGACCCCCACCGAGGAGACCTGGCACCTCAGGAACTGGGTGGAGTTCCACCGCGACGGCACCGTGTCGGGGACCTACGGCTGCGCTCCCGTCCAACTGACGGCGGACGTCCGGGCCAACGACCTCACACTCGGCAAGGACGGGCCCGACGCCAGGACCGACGGCTGCCCGCAGGACGTCGCGGCCTTCGAGAAGCAGGTCAGCAGGCTCTTCACCGGACACCTCACGCTGTCCGAGCAGAAACGCGGCCCCGACGACGGGGCCAGGATCGTCAACCTGAAGAACGACCGCGGCGACTACGTCACCCTCAGCCAGACCCGCCCCGCACAGGGCTTCTTCGGCACGCAGTGGGACTTCTACTTCGCCCAGTACGACGACGGCGGCCAGTACGGAGGCCCGGAACACGGCAAGATCTCCTGGATCTTCCACGAGGACGGCACGATGACCGGCAAGCTCCCCTGCAACGACTTCACCGCCCGGGCCCACTTCACCGGCGACGTGGTCACGGCCTCCGCCCCGACCCTGACGACCCACCGGAAGTGCTCCGAGGGCCGCACCAGGGAAGAGGAGTCCTGGCTCGACCCGCTGCCCCCGTCCACGTACGGAGTGTCCGAGGACGGATCCCTGCTGACGCTCCGCCCCGAGGACCCCAGCGGCCCCGAACCGGGCCGCAAGCTGGAGGACAACTTCAAGCGCGCGGGGAGCAAGTAG
- a CDS encoding Cmx/CmrA family chloramphenicol efflux MFS transporter, with amino-acid sequence MPAPSAPRPRARLPLAVYVLGLSVFALGTSEFMLSGILQPLARDLGVSIPQAGLLVSAFAIGMVVGAPVLAAATLRLPRRTTLIALLAIFGLGQAAGALAPSYAVLFASRVISALACAGFWAVGAAVAVSLVPVTARARAMAVMVGGLSIANIAGVPAGALLGQHAGWRAAFWAVAGLSVIGLVGVIALVPRTKVPTGDDRPQLRRELTIYRDKQVWLALIATAMNGAAVFALFSYLSPLLTDTAGLAESWVPTVLALFGVGALIGTFVGGRIADAHPFGTLFGGISASTAVLAVLALTAHSPVAAVALSLMLGVTAFTTAPALNARMFNVANAAPTLAGATTTAAFNIGNTLGPWLGGLTISAGWGYPAVAWTGAALAAVAVLTTALAFRLQRASARSRVVASSAPAPDAASGTESAARSPEAAERH; translated from the coding sequence ATGCCAGCACCATCCGCCCCCCGTCCCCGCGCCCGCCTCCCACTCGCCGTCTACGTCCTCGGGCTCTCCGTATTCGCCCTGGGCACCAGCGAGTTCATGCTCTCCGGCATCCTCCAACCGCTCGCCCGCGACCTCGGGGTCTCCATCCCGCAGGCCGGTCTGCTGGTCTCCGCCTTCGCCATCGGCATGGTGGTCGGCGCCCCCGTACTGGCCGCCGCGACGCTCCGCCTCCCCCGCCGCACCACCCTCATCGCCCTGCTCGCGATCTTCGGCCTCGGCCAGGCCGCCGGCGCCCTGGCACCCTCCTACGCCGTCCTCTTCGCCTCCCGGGTGATCAGCGCCCTGGCCTGCGCCGGCTTCTGGGCGGTGGGCGCGGCCGTGGCCGTCTCGCTCGTCCCGGTCACCGCCCGGGCCCGCGCCATGGCCGTCATGGTCGGCGGACTGAGCATCGCCAACATCGCCGGTGTCCCCGCCGGCGCCCTGCTCGGCCAGCACGCCGGCTGGCGCGCCGCCTTCTGGGCGGTGGCCGGCCTCTCCGTCATCGGCCTCGTCGGCGTCATCGCCCTCGTCCCGCGCACCAAGGTGCCCACCGGCGACGACCGCCCCCAGCTCCGCCGCGAGCTGACCATCTACCGGGACAAGCAGGTCTGGCTGGCACTGATCGCCACCGCCATGAACGGCGCCGCGGTCTTCGCCCTCTTCTCCTACCTCTCCCCGCTGCTGACCGACACCGCCGGCCTCGCCGAGAGCTGGGTCCCGACGGTGCTCGCGCTCTTCGGCGTCGGCGCGCTGATCGGCACGTTCGTCGGCGGCCGGATCGCCGACGCGCACCCCTTCGGCACCCTCTTCGGCGGCATCTCGGCCTCCACCGCCGTCCTCGCCGTCCTGGCGCTGACCGCGCACAGCCCGGTCGCCGCCGTCGCCCTCTCCCTCATGCTCGGCGTCACCGCCTTCACCACGGCCCCGGCACTCAACGCCCGCATGTTCAACGTGGCGAACGCCGCCCCGACCCTCGCCGGCGCCACCACCACGGCCGCCTTCAACATCGGCAACACCCTCGGCCCCTGGCTCGGCGGCCTGACCATCAGCGCCGGCTGGGGCTACCCCGCCGTCGCCTGGACCGGCGCGGCCCTCGCCGCCGTCGCCGTCCTCACCACCGCCCTCGCCTTCCGCCTCCAGCGCGCCTCGGCCCGCTCCCGCGTCGTCGCGTCCTCGGCCCCGGCCCCCGACGCCGCGTCCGGCACGGAGTCCGCCGCCCGCTCCCCGGAGGCCGCCGAACGCCACTGA
- a CDS encoding transporter substrate-binding domain-containing protein, translated as MTTRLTGIAALLALAALTATACGTNPPPSLFAKGQVSVGVKSDQPGTSYLDSYDFSGFDITVARQLLKRLHAEPNFTAVPSERRTTAVTEGRQDLVVATFSITDQRSRDVDFVGPYATTPQGVMVRRDDHRIRTLADLRGKSVCAWSGTTSGVALQKIPGLVFSGKNTADGCVSALENHEVDAVSTDTVILYGFAQSKQYPNLKVVPGIDIDSTNRYGIAMQKGHREDCRKLRDALRDYLNSSDWKRDFTTELPAVPQADAHWEAHYKPSADDLDKYSCRDKSAP; from the coding sequence ATGACCACACGCCTCACCGGAATCGCGGCCTTACTCGCCCTCGCCGCACTCACCGCGACCGCCTGCGGAACGAACCCGCCCCCGTCCCTCTTCGCCAAAGGGCAGGTCTCCGTCGGCGTGAAAAGCGACCAGCCCGGCACCAGCTATCTCGACAGCTACGACTTCAGCGGCTTCGACATCACCGTCGCCCGGCAACTCCTCAAGAGGCTCCACGCCGAACCGAACTTCACCGCCGTACCCTCCGAACGCCGCACCACCGCCGTCACCGAAGGACGCCAGGACCTGGTCGTCGCGACCTTCTCCATCACCGACCAGCGCAGCCGGGACGTCGACTTCGTCGGCCCCTACGCCACCACCCCGCAGGGCGTCATGGTCCGCAGGGACGACCACCGCATCAGGACCCTCGCCGACCTCCGCGGCAAATCCGTCTGCGCCTGGTCCGGCACCACCTCGGGCGTCGCACTGCAGAAGATCCCCGGCCTCGTCTTCTCCGGGAAGAACACCGCCGACGGCTGCGTCAGCGCCCTGGAGAACCACGAAGTCGACGCGGTCTCCACCGACACCGTGATCCTCTACGGCTTCGCCCAGAGCAAGCAGTACCCGAATCTGAAGGTCGTCCCCGGCATCGACATCGATTCCACCAACCGCTACGGAATCGCCATGCAGAAAGGCCACCGCGAAGACTGCCGCAAACTCCGCGACGCACTGCGCGACTACCTCAACAGCAGCGACTGGAAACGGGACTTCACCACCGAACTCCCCGCCGTCCCGCAAGCCGACGCCCACTGGGAGGCGCACTACAAACCCAGCGCGGACGACCTCGACAAATACTCCTGCCGCGACAAGTCGGCCCCCTGA
- a CDS encoding copper homeostasis protein CutC codes for MNQRALLEVIALGPEDAVAAQAGGADRLELVADMAADGLTPPRATFAAVRAAVGIPLRVMLRASDGFAAGDAADVDALCAAAGALRAEGAEEFVLGFLTPEGRPDLAAVTTLAEVLDGCRWTFHRAIDRAADRDALRRELAGSAGTAGLDTYLTAGAADGVGAGLATLVAEQARTAADEPGYAPRILVGGGLTLAHLPELRAAGLDAFHIGGAARPGGWSAPVDAAAVREWRAALDAPVAAGV; via the coding sequence ATGAATCAGCGCGCGCTCCTGGAGGTGATCGCGCTCGGTCCCGAGGACGCGGTCGCCGCGCAGGCCGGCGGTGCCGACCGCCTGGAACTGGTCGCGGACATGGCGGCGGACGGGCTGACCCCGCCGCGCGCCACGTTCGCCGCGGTCCGGGCGGCCGTCGGCATCCCGCTGCGGGTGATGCTGCGCGCCTCCGACGGCTTCGCGGCGGGGGACGCGGCGGACGTGGACGCGCTGTGCGCGGCGGCCGGGGCGCTGCGCGCGGAGGGTGCCGAGGAGTTCGTCCTGGGCTTCCTGACACCGGAGGGACGGCCGGACCTCGCCGCCGTCACGACGCTGGCCGAGGTGCTCGACGGGTGCCGGTGGACGTTCCACCGGGCCATCGACCGGGCCGCCGACCGGGACGCCCTCCGCAGGGAACTGGCGGGCTCCGCGGGCACGGCCGGCCTCGACACCTATCTGACCGCCGGTGCCGCGGACGGGGTCGGCGCGGGCCTGGCGACGCTCGTCGCCGAGCAGGCACGCACGGCGGCGGACGAACCCGGGTACGCGCCGCGGATCCTGGTGGGCGGCGGGCTCACCCTCGCGCACCTGCCGGAGCTGCGGGCGGCCGGGCTGGACGCGTTCCACATCGGGGGCGCGGCCCGGCCCGGCGGGTGGAGCGCGCCGGTGGACGCGGCGGCGGTGCGCGAGTGGCGGGCGGCGCTGGATGCGCCGGTGGCGGCGGGGGTCTAG
- a CDS encoding VCBS repeat-containing protein produces MTRSAIARRPRTPGPSGRSRRLLTGAVALALAVTAGPLVVPAVAAVAGPAAAAATTTPAQVLKIAAGSEIVSAGRTGFLSVDPRHQVLWTRYADGVTTKLAQDDPRTSYDTTHGTASDVVALGDDPVMGASGRITLRDMAGGTSTLVDLTAYGYHYLGTVGSRVLAYQRGAKGTVRAHVLEAAGGAVTDREITGLPDGTRDVDVASGFGDSVVLRYSATPDGVDDHGMEEYTVADLASAKVVTGRGMVGGFPTVAAVTSRHMALAGGLFMGDATTSLRTKELGGDQRRWSTDLHGVSTPLVGLAGDWALYGNAWRANEGSDSGRASLQAVPIGGGTARKVLEHASSLAPTPDGALLVMGGTVESGEGLYRVAPGADGAPVATLVASTGERTGLALVGSEVPAAAEPLKGHWRPRWQLSHGNAEVSVTLRHTASGAQRTFDLRIDPAKWEEPGPTWVDLDWDGLLGPSYAPDLAAPNGGYTWTLTAKPRNGIGPVLETKGSFTVARPPAPHDYTDNGTPDLLLRNGSGDLEREDTYTDPGTARLKGRDAARIGGGWDIYDQVTAVGNVAGAVHGDVVARDRSGVLWLYLGKGDGTFDGRIRIGAGWGGYTQLTGGGDLDGDGRGDLLARDAAGVLWLYKGTGDWRAPFAPRVRIGGGWNVYDRIVSVGDVAGGPAGDVVARDGDGVLWLYPGKGDGTFEGRVRIGAGWGGYTQLTGIGDADGDGRADLLATTWDGTTYAYRGTGGRQAPFAPREQTGLQVLPGQTLS; encoded by the coding sequence ATGACCCGATCCGCCATAGCCCGACGGCCTCGCACCCCGGGGCCGTCCGGCCGTTCGCGCCGGCTCCTGACCGGAGCCGTCGCACTGGCCCTGGCGGTCACCGCCGGTCCGCTCGTCGTGCCCGCCGTCGCCGCCGTCGCCGGCCCCGCCGCCGCGGCGGCCACCACGACCCCCGCCCAGGTGCTGAAGATCGCCGCCGGCTCGGAGATCGTCAGCGCCGGCCGGACCGGCTTCCTCTCCGTCGACCCCCGGCACCAGGTGCTGTGGACGCGCTACGCCGACGGCGTCACGACGAAGCTCGCCCAGGACGACCCCCGGACCTCCTACGACACCACGCACGGCACCGCCTCCGACGTCGTGGCCCTCGGGGACGACCCGGTGATGGGCGCCTCCGGCAGGATCACCCTGCGGGACATGGCCGGCGGGACGTCCACCCTGGTCGACCTCACCGCGTACGGCTACCACTACCTGGGCACCGTCGGCTCGCGGGTCCTCGCCTACCAGCGGGGCGCCAAGGGCACCGTGCGGGCGCACGTCCTGGAGGCCGCGGGCGGCGCGGTCACCGACCGGGAGATCACCGGCCTGCCCGACGGCACACGGGACGTCGACGTGGCGTCCGGCTTCGGCGACTCCGTCGTACTGCGGTACTCGGCCACCCCGGACGGCGTCGACGACCACGGCATGGAGGAGTACACCGTCGCCGACCTGGCCTCCGCCAAGGTCGTCACCGGCCGCGGCATGGTGGGCGGCTTCCCGACCGTCGCCGCGGTGACAAGCCGTCATATGGCGCTCGCCGGCGGCCTGTTCATGGGCGACGCCACCACCTCGCTGCGCACCAAGGAGCTCGGCGGCGACCAGCGGCGGTGGAGCACGGACCTCCACGGCGTCAGCACGCCCCTCGTGGGCCTGGCCGGCGACTGGGCGCTGTACGGGAACGCCTGGCGGGCCAACGAGGGGAGCGACAGCGGCCGGGCTTCCCTCCAGGCCGTGCCGATCGGCGGCGGCACCGCCCGCAAGGTGCTGGAGCACGCCTCCTCCCTGGCCCCCACCCCCGACGGCGCCCTGCTGGTGATGGGCGGCACGGTGGAGAGCGGGGAGGGGCTCTACCGCGTCGCCCCCGGGGCCGACGGCGCACCCGTCGCCACGCTGGTGGCGAGCACCGGCGAGCGGACGGGGCTCGCCCTCGTCGGCAGCGAGGTCCCGGCCGCGGCCGAGCCGCTCAAGGGCCACTGGCGGCCGCGCTGGCAGCTGTCGCACGGCAACGCCGAGGTGTCCGTCACCCTGCGCCACACCGCCTCCGGCGCCCAGCGGACGTTCGACCTCCGGATCGACCCCGCCAAGTGGGAGGAGCCGGGCCCCACTTGGGTGGACCTGGACTGGGACGGCCTGCTCGGCCCCTCCTACGCCCCCGACCTGGCCGCCCCCAACGGCGGCTACACCTGGACGCTGACGGCCAAGCCGCGCAACGGCATCGGCCCGGTCCTCGAAACCAAGGGCTCCTTCACGGTCGCGCGCCCGCCCGCCCCGCACGACTACACCGACAACGGCACACCGGACCTGCTGCTGCGCAACGGCTCGGGAGACCTGGAGCGCGAGGACACCTACACCGATCCCGGAACGGCGCGGCTCAAGGGCCGGGACGCGGCCCGGATCGGCGGCGGCTGGGACATCTACGACCAGGTCACGGCCGTCGGGAACGTCGCGGGCGCGGTGCACGGCGACGTGGTCGCCCGGGACCGGTCCGGGGTGCTGTGGCTGTATCTGGGCAAGGGCGACGGCACCTTCGACGGCCGGATCAGGATCGGCGCCGGCTGGGGCGGCTACACCCAGCTCACCGGCGGCGGTGACCTCGACGGCGACGGCCGCGGCGACCTGCTGGCCCGTGATGCCGCCGGAGTGCTCTGGCTCTACAAGGGCACCGGCGACTGGCGGGCGCCGTTCGCCCCCCGGGTGCGGATCGGCGGCGGCTGGAACGTCTACGACCGGATCGTCTCGGTCGGCGACGTGGCCGGCGGACCGGCGGGGGACGTGGTGGCCCGCGACGGCGACGGGGTGCTGTGGCTGTATCCCGGCAAGGGTGACGGCACCTTCGAGGGCCGGGTCAGGATCGGCGCAGGGTGGGGCGGCTACACCCAGCTGACCGGCATCGGCGACGCCGACGGCGACGGCCGGGCCGACCTCCTGGCCACCACCTGGGACGGCACCACGTACGCCTACCGCGGCACCGGCGGCCGGCAGGCGCCGTTCGCCCCGCGCGAGCAGACCGGCCTTCAGGTGCTGCCGGGTCAGACCCTGTCCTGA